DNA from Brassica napus cultivar Da-Ae chromosome C4, Da-Ae, whole genome shotgun sequence:
ACGCGAGGCTGTTCAAAACGTATACATCacatatagatttaaaaaaaagttcaccAAGAAGCTCCCATATCAACAGGACAACCAAAGGAGAAATCAGTGTGGATCGACCACAAATCCTATCGTGTGATTCGAGAACAGTCACGTTAATAGAAGCTTCAGAGAGGTTCCTAGCAGATATACCACTCCCAATCACGATCTCGGAAGACTGCACCACATTGTTCTGCTTCTAGAGAAGCGCTGAGATCGTGCCTGCAAGACATGTTACAATGAATCATTCATCAAATCTCTTtccaaattaaagaaaaaaatattcttgtatTAGGAAATCATGAGATTTGGAAAGCAAAAACATATACACACCGCATACAACCCTAACAcacatatttgattttaatctAAAACCGGAATGCAAAATCTCAATTACCATCAGGAAGATCATCGGTAAACAAAATATTCTTATCCATTGAAGAAACAGAACAGATTTCCAAAATTCGTGAAAAGATCAACTAAACGATCTGATAAAAGAGGAAATTTGAAAATCTACAGAGATTGGAGCGAAGCTTATCGTATCAACTCATTGTAAAAACGCGAGATCGAATTATTCAATAGCGACGACTCATAAACGAACAGAACTTTGAGATTAGGGATCGGAATACGGCAAGAGTGTATGGCTTCGTTCCCACAGATCTTGCAATTTTGTGATTGCtgcattttttcttcttttctttttttttttatagatttcagATGAAGGAATCGGAGGCGTCGACGTGAATACTGGATTCAATGTGAATAACAATTATggcataattaaaaaaaaacatttaaccaCATGGAAGGTCAAGAGATAACGACTGGGAAGACAAAGAGATGAGATTATGAATAGCAGAGACGGTGAGGTTAAGTTCTGGAAGAAAAGATAACATTAAACGTGAGTTTCACTAATCTATCAAACCAAACGCTAAACTCAGAAATCAGACCAAACTCATAACCTAGTCGACCAAACAAAACCGGACAATAAATGGGACCCACAATCTTTATTATTTGCATACGTGGATGCTTTTAGAAGAGAGAAAAGTCCCCCATCATATATATGATTTCGTTATTTGactaagatatatatatatatatatatatcagttacATCATATTTTCGAACCTTACTATATTGGCTTAAATTTATCTTGGGTTTCTACAGGTCACCTGAGCCTTCTGGGACTATTCCGAATGAGTTTAAATCCAGCTCCATCAAAAGCAGCAGCCAAAAGAAACTAACCAGAAAGTGAGTAGTGTGGTTATAAGTGTGACAGCACTTATCCGATCTATCTGTGGTCGAGTTCTAGATTGTCGTCTTCCCTAGCTGTCTGTCATACTTGTTTTAGTTCTCAGTCTATCGTTTGTCATTTTGAAAGGGATTTGCGGCTGCACAAACTTGTTTTTGAGGATGATATACTGCCAGATGGGACCAAAGTGGGTTATTTTGTTGCTGGAAAGGTTAGATCTGCATGGCAAATGGCCTTTCTTCAGCTCGTTAATGTAACTTTATCTACTCCAACCATTTCGTTCATTATGCAGAAAATGCTTGTCGGCTACAAGAAGGGATTTGGGATACATTGTTCTTGTTGCAACAAAGTGGTAAGCTCTCTTTAATGTTGTCAAATGTTCTTTCCTGGCATGAAGTGTTCTGAGTCagcctttatatttttttatgagaGCAGGTCAGTCCTTCAGCGTTTGAGGCCCATGCTGGCTGTGCAAGTCGTCGGAAGCCGTAAGTTCCTTGTAGCTATTTCCATATCTATACTCTAGTAGTAATGTGTTTGTGCCAGTTGCACTCCTTGTTTTTTTTCCCATTTTCCTGTTATAATTACAGTATAgtaactttatataataatttgctAGAAATACAAGAGACTGAGGATTGTTAGAGTGAAACTACTTCGGAAACCTGAAAACAAGAACCATTCTTTCTTCTCTATGGTTGCATTCTGTATAGACAAAGAACATACACACCTATACACATacgttataaaattatacattaaaCCTTGGTACATTGAACTATGTAGTAAGTAGTACAAGCCTGGATCCCTGAGATAATTGATTGTGTAATTTTACTGAAAAAGGTGATGAAATAACTAGTTGTTCTTTTATTGATGTTCAGGTTTCAGCACATTTATACAACCAATGGCGTATCTCTTCATGAACTATCAGTAGCGCTATCAATGGACCAGAAGTTTTCCATCCGTGAAAATGATGACATTTGCCGTATCTTCCAGGACGGGGGTGAACTCTTGTGTTGTGATACCTGTCCAAGATCATATCATAtaggttcctttttttttttgcaattttcaatttatttgtTGGAGTTCTTCTATTGCTATCTTTTTGGAGCGTTAACTTGATGGAGCCTACTTTTCTGTTTTGGTTTTATCTAGTATGTGCTGGTTTATCAAGCCTTCCGAGTGAGAGGTGGTCCTGCAAATATTGTGTGAATATGATTGAGAGGGAGAAGTTCGTGGACAGCAATCTTAACGCCGTTGCAGCTGGTAGAGTTCGTGGAGTTGATGAAATTGCTCAGATAGCCACAAGATGCATTTGAATTGTCAGCTCTTTTGTGAGTGAGCTCCCAAGTGTATGCGTGTTATGCAGGTGAATATCGAGATTTTCTATTATGTCATGTATACTACAGTTGCCTTTCTTGTGTCCCCTTAATGAGTTACATGATTTCCTGACGACCTTATTGAAATTGTAATGCGGTAGTTTAATGAGGTCGTATTTGGATAGCTTTTATATCATGTTTCTTAATTTAAAGTTACTTGAATATGTGTGGTTCAGAGATGCGtatacaatggttgctttcttCTAGCTGAAACCATTTTCTTCTGATCTTGACCTTTCTTAATTTCCTTTCTCTTGCAGAGGCCATAGTTTTTGCAGGTTGGGCTTCAATTCTCGCACTGTGATACTCTGTGATCAGGTGTTTTGTTGGTCATTGTTATATTGCGATCTCTCCCTCTTAATTCTGCATTTGGTTTTCACCATATTCTGTCTCTATGTTTTCTCGTCAGTGTGAAAAGGTGTTCCATGTTGGCTGTTTGAAAGACCATAACATTACTGATCTCAAGGTGCTCAACTTCTTTgactctttttctctcttattATTTCCTCTTGGATGATACCTCACTACTAATCTCTTACATCCTTGTTTATGCTTTAACAGGAGCTACATAAAGATAAATGGTTTTGTTCCCTTGGGTGcaaaaagatcaacacttcattaggCGATCTGATAGTTCAAGGAGAAGAGAAGCTTAGTAACAATTTCCTGAATTTTATACGGAAGAAGCAAAAACCTAATGAAGAAAGCTGTCCAGATGACAATACCACTCCAAACATAAGATGTAGGATCATTAGTGGAAAGTTGGCCTCTTCGGATGATACAAAAGAGTTTCTTAAGAAGGCACTTTTGATTCTTCATGTAACTCTCCGGCTACAATTCAAACTCCTCTGCACTTTGTTCCCTTCTATTTTTGTATGAAAGGTTAAACTCTTTTTTGTCCATGGTCTACTTCAGGAGCGGTTTGATCCCATCTGTGAATCTGGGACCAGGGGAGATCTCATTCCAGCCATGGTGTATATGGGTAAGTGCAAATGGTTGTAATGTAATATCTCTTTAGTGCATTAGCTGATGAAACCACTGTGGGTGTGTGAAACAGAAAGAAAGCAAAAGGCCATGATTTCAGTGGCATGTACTGTGGAGttaatattcttcttctttccagTCTATATTATTCTGTGAAGCCTACCTATTTCATCTTGTtaatttgtgtgtttgttttgtcTCTCGCTTGTGTAGTGAAGTGATTGTTTCCGTGGGAATCTTCAGGGTTTTAGGGTCTGAACTTGCGGAACTCCCTCTGGTTGCTACCACTAGAGATTATCAAGGGCAGGTAATTAGCTTTGATGTTAATGAaccttcatttttttgttttattttagagattttCCTATTCCCTATAGAATTACGAAGAACCGATCCGCTTTTAGTGTCACATTTCATACACGCCTAAGTAAAACTTTGATGCATCCATGTCacatttttttcccttttttgtTTGGGGAGCTTATGTTCTGTTTCTTGGCTGTAGGGTTACTTTCAGTGCCTGTTTGATTGCATCGAGAGGCTGCTTGGATCCCTAAATGTGAAACAACTGGTGCTGCCAGCAGCAGATGAAGCCAAATCCATATGGACTGACAAATTTGGTTTCACCAAGATGATGGAAGAGGAGGTATATCTGAGTAAAACAAAAGTCAATACACATATGTAACCCTCCCCAATATCACTTATACACAACTGTGTGTGTTCTAGGTGAAAGAATGCAGAAAAGAGTACTCGGTGATGGTCTTTCATGGAACATCAATGTTGAGAAAGATGGTACCTGGAACGAGTGTTGCTGACGGGAGTAAACCTGAGGACAGTATGGAGGAGTAAAGCTCAAGGTTATATCTTTTTTGGTTTGTTGGAAGTGGGTGAATCGATATAGGTTTGATGTATGCTTGTATTTTTTGGATAGTAGCCACATCCGTGTACAGGTTTTTTCCCACCTAAATGTGTTGTCTTTTTTCTGGTAACTGAAAAAGATGCACAAAGGGTTGGTCATGGGTAGAATAGTTAGAGAGACAAGAAGTGTGGGAAGTAAATGAGTCTTGAAGCTATTTTACTAACTCGTCTTGTTACGGTTGTATGAGAAGCAGGCGTTTTTTGTAATGccaacaagaaaatgaaaaacaatatTTGCTTATCGTTTGCAAGGAACTCAAATCTCTCCTCCATCGTCCAATATAAAATCTCCACTCATTTGTTGTAGGAGGAACGAAAAAAAACATCAACCAAAAACTGAACCAGACCAAATTaattaacttattttattaatcgtGCATTTTCCTTGTTACAATCTCTCTAAAAAACATCAACCATATACACAGTGGCGGAGGCAGATAAAAGATAAAATGTTGACGGGGGTCgtaatatctatactattaaagcaaaatACCTAATAGGATTTTACCCTTAATTTTTAGAGTTATTTACAAGAGAGTGCCATTACCtaatttggaatttttttaattaattcacTTGCTATATTTATAACCTATCATTTCTAAAAGTTATTGACCCGTAATTAATTCGCTTGCCATATTTATAACTAATAATATTCGTAACCAAAATATGTATAATCAATCTCGCACTATATTTATAACTGACCATATTTATTATAGAAGAtctttatttaaaaagaaataaatcccgcgctttgaaagcgcggatcaaaatctagtaacttTGCTTAAAGAACATTAActattgaataataaaaatatcaccGTACATTGAATTTCAAAGATGTACTCTACGCTCACTCATATTTTGAAAGCTTTTTATGATTGTTTCGTTTGTCACTGTATCAAGAATTTGCTTTTCAATAAAACAAACTAGACAATCACTTAAAAATTCATCACCAATACTGTTACGCGAGGCCGCCTTCACAATGTTCATGGCGGAGAAGCACCTTTCAACACTTGCAGTTGCAATAGAAAGAATCAAACATAGCTTCAAAAGACGATAAACCAAAGGATGAGAAAGATGTTTCCTTGTCTCCACCAATACACGAGCAAGATCACCAATACTCTCTAGATTAAAAAATCTTTCATCTTTTTCACATTATCAAGGTAGATGTCAAGCTGTTGCTCAAGAGATCTTCGCTCCACACAAGTAAAATCATCTGGATAAAGCTCAGCTAGTCTCACCAACAATGACTTGTCAAACTGAACAAAAGAATCTATCGGACTTAAGGATGCCATACAGATTAGTAGTTCAGAATCAAATCGATCATTGAACTCTTGAAGCTGCAAATCTATAATAGTGTAAAGACACTCCACCTTATAATGATGCAAGTTTGTGATGCCAATTTTTACTCCTTGGTTTTCTTGAGTCAACAAAGTCTTCCTCCATATTAGGCACTTCAATATTATTATTCTCACTAAAAGAATAAACTTCAGCCACAAAATCATCACATCCTTCATCTCTAAGCTTCTGTAATTGTCACTTAGTAGATTCAACCAATGAAACTGCATTCAAGATCTCTTGTCCCTTTTCTGTAGAGCCTTTGACAAATTATTAGTGAGTCCCAAAACAACAAGCATCAAGTGTAGATGAAAGACAAAACCAAATGTCTGAAAATATTTGAGGAGACCATATGCTTGTTGTCTTTTGGTGCCGTCTGTGCCTTCTATCTGAATATGTTCAAGAACTTCAATAATACATGGAAACATCACAACAAGACGAGTCTTGTAATGTGAACCCCAGCGAGTATATCCAGGTCTTTTAAGAGAAAGGTCTTGATTCAGCCCAGTTCCAGTCTTCATTTTACCCTTACTAATCTCTTCTTCCATTCTCTTGCGATTACTTTCAGTGAGCATAACTTTTCTTTTACAAGAAGTCCCAACCACATTCAACAGAACATGAACCATATCGAAAAATTCTCCAACTTCAAAATGCTTCTTTGCAACAGCCACAACAACCAACTGAAGTTGATGAGCAAAACAATGAACATAATATgcagatctactttctctcaaAATCAAAGATCTTAAACCATTGAATTCTCCTTTTATATTGCTGGCCCCATCATCAAGTCTTCACATTTATTTCTAGCATCGTTGTGAAAACTAGTATGATCTCCCACATGCTTGCTGAAACTATCAGCCTTATTCCAACTAGAAAACCCTGTTGATACAAAAGTATCACTTCCGCCTTGTTTTCTAGATTGAACTCTGAACaagtaacaaaacaaacaaaaagcctTCTCTTGTTCCAGACTATACTCTAACCAATCAGGGTACTGCTCAAACCAATGTGGATCAAAGCGTCGTAATACACCTCCTATTGATTTTTGTTGAAAAGCATGACCACTAGGTTGACAAGGTCCTCTAGTCAAATACTTGCGCCGTACTTCATCTCTTTGATTATAAGGGTAGTCTAGAATGTTTTTCCGCTT
Protein-coding regions in this window:
- the LOC106416574 gene encoding uncharacterized protein LOC106416574 gives rise to the protein MEVTSYFRTLLYWLKFILGFYRSPEPSGTIPNEFKSSSIKSSSQKKLTRKDLRLHKLVFEDDILPDGTKVGYFVAGKKMLVGYKKGFGIHCSCCNKVVSPSAFEAHAGCASRRKPNTRD
- the LOC125585861 gene encoding uncharacterized protein LOC125585861, whose protein sequence is MERYLNLNKRKAPPSGIDLDDFQWDPTKRKNILDYPYNQRDEVRRKYLTRGPCQPSGHAFQQKSIGGVLRRFDPHWFEQYPDWLEVQSRKQGGSDTFVSTGFSSWNKADSFSKHLVVVAVAKKHFEVGEFFDMVHVLLNVVGTSCKRKVMLTESNRKRMEEEISKGKMKTGTGLNQDLSLKRPGYTRWGSHYKTRLVVMFPCIIEVLEHIQIEGTDGTKRQQAYGLLKYFQTFGFVFHLHLMLVVLGLTNNLSKALQKRDKRS